The following is a genomic window from bacterium.
TGACGCGGTGAGATCCCTTGAAATTATTGTCAAAACCATTGCCGATGCTGTATTGGAAGGCAAAAGTGGGATCAAGACGGTAGATGTGGCCACTACGGCCGTTAAGGGGTAATATTATTAATAAAGGAGAAAATTATCCCAGTAATACAACTTCCAATTTGGAATATTTTAACAACTTATTTATTCAAAAATATGAATATCAATAAAACCTCATTTGTAATACTTGCCAGTTTTGAACAAACCGAGTTTGTTCAATTTGGAAGTTGATATACTGGGTATGACAACAACAATTACGACGGAAAATATTCGTCAGCTTCGGGCTCGAACAGGTGCCGGAATAATGGATGTAAGAGAAGCACTTCAGGTTTCCGAAGGCGACGAAGAAAAAGCAATTAAATTTTTGCGTGAAAAAGGCAAGATTAAACAAGCTAAGAAAGCGGACCGTTCGGCTGTCGAAGGAATGATCGGTTGTTATGTTCATAGCAATAAAAAGCTGGTGGCGTTGGTGGCTTTGCGTTGCGAGACGGACTTTGTGGCAATGAATCCTGTTTTTCAAGAACTGGCTAAAGATATCGCGATGCATGTTGCCGCGTGCGACCCGTTGGCGGTGAGCGCCGACGCTATTCCGGCGGAATTAATCGCGCGAGAACAAGAAGCGGTAGAAAAAGAAGTGAGTGGGCTTGGTAAGCCGGAAAACATCGCGCAGGGAATTATCAAAGGGAAAATGGATAAATTTAAAGCGGAACGTGCGTTGCTTTCACAACCGTTTGTAAAAAATCCCGAGATTACTGTTGGTGATC
Proteins encoded in this region:
- the tsf gene encoding elongation factor Ts (EF-Ts; functions during elongation stage of protein translation; forms a dimer; associates with EF-Tu-GDP complex and promotes exchange of GDP to GTP resulting in regeneration of the active form of EF-Tu), which codes for MTTTITTENIRQLRARTGAGIMDVREALQVSEGDEEKAIKFLREKGKIKQAKKADRSAVEGMIGCYVHSNKKLVALVALRCETDFVAMNPVFQELAKDIAMHVAACDPLAVSADAIPAELIAREQEAVEKEVSGLGKPENIAQGIIKGKMDKFKAERALLSQPFVKNPEITVGDLLGQKVGEIGENIFVERFQRMEL